ATGGCAAGCTACCCGTTTTCCTGGATTTATCGGCGTACCGAACCTTCGATAGACTACAATAACGATGCTGCAGCCATGCTGGTGTGAGGTCCTTCGTGACACTATCCGAACTTGTTTTGCTCCTGGTGACCGTCTCCATTGGTACAGCCGGGCAATTTTTGCTGAAGCTCGGTGCTTTAAAACTTGCAGGTGTGGAAGCTTCCAGCTTCCTGGGCAAAATTATTGGTATTGCCACCATTCCCGAAATTATCACCGGCTTAATGTGCTACGGTTTGGGTGCTGTGGGATATATTCTGCTACTTTCCCGCATTAAGCTCAGTATTGTCGGTCCTTCCATTGCCCTGGGATACG
Above is a window of Geitlerinema sp. PCC 9228 DNA encoding:
- a CDS encoding EamA family transporter, which gives rise to MTLSELVLLLVTVSIGTAGQFLLKLGALKLAGVEASSFLGKIIGIATIPEIITGLMCYGLGAVGYILLLSRIKLSIVGPSIALGYVLSVVVGHFAFREQIPFSRLVGVGLIVCGVILVVWER